The Streptomyces avermitilis MA-4680 = NBRC 14893 genome contains a region encoding:
- a CDS encoding trypsin-like serine peptidase yields MRSVRPPFARRRGRNTVLAATVAALALTATACNGSDDKASDKPETTTSQAAGQDKARMPGDIAARLKEHGVDVDKWKNGGWKNWDKDKWLSEAKDFVNPVIKGLWKPERMKSAKDPDKTISAKDASADQGVSDPDPAPVDATAEKTPYHEHAAPVGKVFFDSPEGSMVCSGTVIKDVNHPGKSNLIWTAGHCVHAGGSGGWYRNIAFVPAYNDLGKSAAALSDATSSEVAPYGQWWADWASTSHQWISGGDETGGAGAPYDYAVLHVKPESGSKSLEETVGAALDVDFSAPSAQDVSAMGAWGYPAAPPYDGQQMFKCLDEPGRLSLSPSLPTMYRIGCTMTGGSSGGGWFRVVDGETKLVSNTSIGPSDNTWLAGPQLGKGAKALYDTMSEQYGGR; encoded by the coding sequence ATGCGTTCCGTACGTCCGCCCTTCGCGCGCCGGCGCGGGAGGAACACCGTCCTCGCCGCGACCGTCGCGGCCCTGGCGCTCACCGCCACCGCCTGCAACGGCAGCGACGACAAGGCGAGCGACAAGCCCGAGACCACCACCTCGCAGGCGGCCGGCCAGGACAAGGCCCGGATGCCCGGCGACATCGCCGCCCGGCTCAAGGAGCACGGCGTCGATGTCGACAAGTGGAAGAACGGCGGCTGGAAGAACTGGGACAAGGACAAGTGGCTCAGTGAGGCCAAGGACTTCGTCAATCCGGTGATCAAGGGGCTGTGGAAGCCCGAGCGGATGAAGTCCGCCAAGGACCCGGACAAGACGATCTCGGCGAAGGACGCGTCCGCCGACCAGGGCGTCAGCGACCCGGATCCGGCGCCCGTCGACGCCACGGCCGAGAAGACCCCGTACCACGAGCACGCGGCCCCGGTGGGCAAGGTCTTCTTCGACTCCCCCGAGGGCTCGATGGTCTGTTCGGGCACCGTCATCAAGGACGTCAACCACCCGGGCAAGTCCAACCTCATATGGACCGCGGGCCACTGCGTGCACGCGGGCGGCAGCGGCGGCTGGTACCGCAACATCGCGTTCGTGCCGGCCTACAACGACCTCGGCAAGTCCGCGGCGGCACTGAGCGACGCCACGTCGTCCGAGGTCGCTCCGTACGGCCAGTGGTGGGCGGACTGGGCCTCGACCTCGCACCAGTGGATCTCCGGCGGCGACGAGACGGGCGGCGCGGGCGCGCCCTACGACTACGCGGTACTGCACGTGAAGCCCGAGTCCGGCTCCAAGTCCCTGGAGGAGACGGTCGGTGCCGCCCTCGACGTGGACTTCTCCGCGCCCTCCGCGCAGGACGTCAGCGCGATGGGCGCGTGGGGCTACCCGGCCGCGCCGCCGTACGACGGCCAGCAGATGTTCAAGTGCCTCGACGAGCCCGGCCGGCTCTCGCTCTCCCCGAGTCTGCCGACGATGTACCGCATCGGCTGCACGATGACCGGCGGTTCGTCCGGCGGCGGCTGGTTCCGGGTCGTCGACGGCGAGACCAAGCTCGTCTCGAACACCTCGATCGGCCCGTCCGACAACACCTGGCTGGCGGGTCCGCAGCTGGGCAAGGGCGCCAAGGCGCTGTACGACACCATGAGCGAGCAGTACGGCGGTCGGTGA
- the hflX gene encoding GTPase HflX translates to MTSSSSPSQDAQSFAHTYPEGLRADALMEEDVAWSQEIDGDRDGDQFDRSERAALRRVAGLSTELEDVTEVEYRQLRLERVVLVGVWTSGTIQDSENSLAELAALAETAGALVLDGVVQRRDKPDAATYIGSGKANELRDIVLETGADTVICDGELSPGQLIHLEDVVKVKVIDRTALILDIFAQHAKSREGKAQVALAQMQYMLPRLRGWGQSLSRQMGGGKGGGLATRGPGETKIETDRRRIREKMAKMRREIADMKTGREIKRQERRRNKVPSVAIAGYTNAGKSSLLNRLTGAGVLVENALFATLDPTVRRAETPSGRLYTLADTVGFVRHLPHHLVEAFRSTMEEVGDSDLILHVVDGSHPVPEEQLAAVREVIRDVGATGVPEIVVINKADAADPLVLQRLMRNEKRSIAVSARTGQGIAELLALIDNELPRPSVEIEALVPYTHGKLVARAHTEGEVISEEHTPEGTLLKARVHEELAADLAPYVPAPLA, encoded by the coding sequence ATGACCTCCTCTTCTTCCCCTTCCCAGGACGCGCAGAGCTTCGCGCACACTTACCCCGAGGGTCTTCGGGCCGATGCCCTGATGGAAGAGGACGTCGCCTGGAGCCAGGAGATCGACGGAGACCGGGACGGCGATCAGTTCGACCGCTCCGAGCGCGCGGCCCTGCGCCGTGTGGCCGGCCTCTCCACCGAGCTCGAGGACGTCACCGAGGTCGAGTACCGACAGCTCCGCCTGGAGCGCGTCGTGCTCGTCGGTGTCTGGACCTCGGGGACCATTCAGGACTCGGAGAACTCGCTCGCCGAGCTGGCCGCCCTCGCGGAAACCGCGGGTGCGCTCGTGCTCGACGGCGTCGTCCAGCGCCGCGACAAGCCGGACGCGGCCACGTACATCGGCTCCGGCAAGGCCAACGAACTGCGGGACATCGTCCTGGAGACCGGCGCCGACACCGTCATCTGTGACGGTGAGCTCAGCCCCGGCCAGCTCATCCACCTCGAAGACGTCGTCAAGGTCAAGGTCATCGACCGTACGGCCCTGATCCTCGACATCTTCGCCCAGCACGCCAAGTCCCGAGAGGGCAAGGCGCAGGTCGCGCTCGCGCAGATGCAGTACATGCTGCCGAGGCTCCGCGGCTGGGGTCAGTCGCTGTCCCGTCAGATGGGCGGCGGCAAGGGCGGCGGCCTCGCCACCCGTGGCCCCGGTGAGACCAAGATCGAGACGGACCGTCGGCGGATCCGCGAGAAGATGGCGAAGATGCGCCGGGAGATCGCGGACATGAAGACGGGCCGCGAGATCAAGCGCCAGGAGCGCCGTCGGAACAAGGTTCCTTCAGTCGCGATCGCCGGTTACACCAACGCCGGCAAGTCCTCGCTGCTCAACCGCCTCACGGGCGCGGGCGTGCTCGTCGAGAACGCGCTGTTCGCGACCCTCGACCCGACCGTGCGCCGGGCCGAGACCCCGAGCGGCCGGCTGTACACGCTGGCCGACACGGTCGGTTTTGTACGGCACCTGCCGCACCACCTGGTCGAGGCCTTCCGCTCCACCATGGAGGAGGTCGGTGACTCCGACCTGATCCTGCACGTGGTGGACGGTTCGCACCCGGTCCCGGAGGAGCAGCTGGCCGCCGTGCGCGAGGTGATCAGGGACGTCGGCGCCACCGGCGTACCCGAGATCGTCGTGATCAACAAGGCGGACGCGGCCGATCCGCTGGTGCTCCAGCGGCTGATGAGGAACGAGAAGCGCTCCATCGCCGTCTCGGCCCGCACCGGCCAGGGCATCGCCGAGCTGCTCGCGCTCATCGACAACGAGCTGCCGCGGCCGTCGGTCGAGATCGAGGCGCTCGTGCCGTACACGCACGGCAAGCTGGTGGCGCGCGCCCACACCGAGGGCGAGGTGATCTCCGAGGAGCACACCCCGGAGGGCACGCTGCTCAAGGCGCGGGTGCACGAGGAGCTGGCGGCGGATCTCGCGCCGTACGTTCCGGCACCGCTCGCCTGA
- a CDS encoding M1 family metallopeptidase, with product MPHTPRPRTRRVTSAMLASAVSVCLIAASAPAPAVPLGIGDRLFPHLGNPGYDVASYDLAFTYPGANNKPLTAVTTINAQAKGRLDRINLDFAHGIVRSVDVNGEPASFTGAGEDLVVTPEAPVSRGTPMRITVRHTSDPVSAKGQDSGWVRTEDGLVMANQADAAHLVFPCNDHPSDKAIFTIHVTAPDGYTAVANGRPAGADREGRATTWTYRTEHPMATELAQVSIGRSSVLHRTGPRGLPVRDVVPTKDRKRLEPWLAKTPGQIAWMERRVGPYPFETYGLLVAQAQTGFELETQTLSLFERELFTRSTNPKWYVESIMVHELSHQWFGDSVSPRTWSDLWLNEGHATWYEALYAEETAHRPMEPRMKEAYEASDSWRATGGPPAAPKGPEPGQKISIFRPNVYDGAALALYALRQEIGRPVFERLERAWVALHQDGTASTADFEQLASALSGRDLSRFFKAWLYGEKTPPMPGHPDWKSGQATK from the coding sequence ATGCCGCACACCCCCCGCCCCAGAACCCGTCGCGTCACGTCGGCGATGCTCGCCTCCGCCGTCTCCGTCTGCCTCATCGCCGCGAGCGCCCCCGCGCCGGCGGTCCCCCTGGGGATCGGCGACCGGCTCTTCCCGCACCTCGGAAACCCCGGATACGACGTCGCCTCGTACGACCTCGCCTTCACCTATCCCGGCGCCAACAACAAGCCGCTCACCGCCGTCACCACCATCAACGCACAGGCGAAGGGCCGGCTGGACCGCATCAACCTGGACTTCGCGCACGGCATCGTGCGGTCGGTCGACGTCAACGGCGAGCCCGCGTCGTTCACCGGTGCGGGCGAGGACCTGGTGGTCACCCCCGAGGCGCCGGTCTCCCGGGGGACCCCGATGCGGATCACCGTGCGGCACACCAGTGATCCCGTGTCCGCCAAGGGCCAGGACAGCGGCTGGGTCCGGACGGAGGACGGCCTCGTGATGGCCAACCAGGCCGACGCGGCCCACCTCGTCTTCCCCTGCAACGACCACCCCTCCGACAAGGCGATCTTCACCATCCACGTGACGGCACCCGACGGGTACACGGCCGTGGCGAACGGCCGGCCGGCCGGGGCCGACCGGGAGGGCAGGGCGACCACCTGGACGTACCGCACCGAGCACCCCATGGCCACCGAACTCGCCCAGGTGTCCATCGGCCGCTCCTCGGTGCTCCACCGGACCGGTCCGCGCGGTCTGCCCGTCCGTGACGTCGTACCCACGAAGGACCGCAAGCGGCTGGAACCGTGGCTGGCGAAGACGCCCGGCCAGATCGCCTGGATGGAGCGCAGGGTCGGCCCGTACCCGTTCGAGACGTACGGGCTGCTCGTGGCCCAGGCGCAGACCGGCTTCGAACTCGAGACACAGACACTCTCGCTCTTCGAGAGAGAGCTGTTCACCCGGTCCACGAACCCGAAGTGGTACGTGGAGTCGATCATGGTGCACGAGCTGTCGCACCAGTGGTTCGGCGACAGCGTCAGCCCCCGCACCTGGTCCGACCTGTGGCTCAACGAGGGACACGCCACCTGGTACGAGGCCCTGTACGCGGAGGAGACGGCGCACCGGCCCATGGAGCCGCGCATGAAGGAGGCCTACGAGGCATCCGACTCCTGGCGGGCCACCGGCGGGCCGCCCGCAGCGCCCAAGGGCCCCGAGCCCGGCCAGAAGATCAGCATCTTCCGCCCCAACGTCTACGACGGCGCCGCACTCGCGCTGTACGCGCTGCGCCAGGAGATCGGCCGACCGGTCTTCGAACGACTGGAGCGGGCCTGGGTGGCCCTCCACCAGGACGGCACGGCGTCGACCGCCGACTTCGAACAGCTGGCGTCCGCCCTCTCGGGGCGCGACCTGAGCAGGTTCTTCAAGGCGTGGCTGTACGGGGAGAAGACGCCGCCGATGCCCGGGCACCCGGACTGGAAGTCCGGGCAGGCCACGAAATAA
- a CDS encoding RelA/SpoT family protein: MSAEATNPATPGPVTPGAYRRKGRPRIDLRRLGRAALLGPAARDRLPDAIGHVAEAHRAHHPDADLEPLRRAYVLAESSHRGQMRKSGEPYITHPLAVTLILAELGAETTTLTASLLHDTVEDTEVTLDQVRAEFGEEVCYLVDGVTKLEKVDYGAAAEPETFRKMLVATGNDVRVMSIKLADRLHNMRTLGVMRKEKQERIAKVTRDVLIPLAERLGVQALKTELEDLVFAILHPEEYERTRELIVGNAANGGDPLTEIVENVRTVLREAGLQAEVLIRPRHFVSVHRVSRKRGRMRGSDFGRLLVLVNEDADCYGVLGELHTCLTPVVSEFKDFIAVPKFNLYQSLHTAVAREDGEVAEVLIRTHQMHKVAEAGVIALGNPYTPGADDPAEGERADPTRPGWLSRLLDWQEAAPDTDTFWSTLREDLAQDKEITVFRPDGGALGLPEGASCVDAAYAQYGEDAHACIGARVNGRLATLSTVLKDGDTVQLLMGQDPASEPSREWLEHAHTPAARIAIQRWLAAHPSPSPSEEPADGPATDGFAERFAADPAAEGAARFAPEGPAARPAANAVVDQPGASVRLAGCCTPVPPDEITGFAVRGGVVTVHRVECAGVARMKSVGRAEVGVRWGDTSECRVTLVAESFGRPHLLADLTEAIAVEGVAIVSATVEPPSRQRVRHTYTLQLPDAAHLPALMRAMRNVPGVFDVSRAQHQAAAAQ; this comes from the coding sequence ATGAGCGCGGAGGCCACGAACCCTGCCACGCCCGGCCCCGTCACGCCCGGGGCGTACCGCAGGAAGGGCCGCCCCAGGATCGACCTGCGCCGTCTGGGCCGGGCCGCGCTGCTCGGCCCCGCGGCCCGCGACCGGCTGCCGGACGCGATCGGTCATGTGGCCGAGGCCCACCGCGCCCACCACCCCGACGCCGACCTCGAACCCCTGCGCCGCGCGTACGTACTCGCCGAGTCCTCGCACCGCGGCCAGATGCGCAAGAGCGGCGAGCCGTACATCACGCACCCCCTCGCCGTGACCCTGATCCTCGCCGAACTCGGCGCGGAGACCACGACCTTGACGGCGTCTCTGCTCCACGACACCGTCGAGGACACGGAGGTGACGCTCGATCAGGTGCGAGCCGAGTTCGGCGAGGAGGTCTGTTACCTGGTCGACGGCGTCACCAAGCTGGAAAAGGTCGACTACGGCGCCGCGGCCGAGCCGGAGACGTTCCGCAAGATGCTCGTGGCCACCGGCAACGACGTACGCGTGATGTCGATCAAACTCGCCGACCGGCTGCACAACATGCGCACCCTGGGCGTGATGCGCAAGGAGAAGCAGGAACGCATCGCCAAGGTCACCCGGGACGTGCTCATCCCGCTCGCCGAACGGCTCGGCGTCCAGGCGCTGAAGACCGAACTCGAGGACCTCGTCTTCGCGATCCTGCATCCCGAGGAGTACGAGCGCACCAGAGAACTCATCGTCGGCAACGCGGCGAACGGCGGCGACCCGCTCACGGAGATCGTCGAAAACGTGCGCACCGTCCTGCGCGAGGCCGGACTGCAGGCCGAAGTCCTCATCCGGCCCCGGCACTTCGTCTCCGTGCACCGCGTCTCCCGCAAGCGCGGCCGGATGCGCGGCTCCGACTTCGGCCGCCTCCTGGTGCTGGTGAACGAGGACGCCGACTGCTATGGCGTCCTCGGTGAACTCCACACATGTCTGACGCCGGTGGTCTCCGAGTTCAAGGACTTCATCGCCGTCCCCAAGTTCAACCTGTACCAGTCGCTGCACACCGCCGTGGCGCGCGAGGACGGCGAGGTCGCCGAAGTCCTCATCCGCACCCACCAGATGCACAAGGTCGCCGAGGCCGGTGTCATCGCGCTCGGCAATCCGTACACCCCCGGGGCCGACGACCCCGCCGAGGGCGAGCGCGCCGACCCGACCCGCCCCGGCTGGCTCTCCCGGCTCCTGGACTGGCAGGAGGCCGCCCCGGACACCGACACGTTCTGGTCGACGCTGCGCGAAGACCTCGCCCAGGACAAGGAGATCACCGTGTTCCGCCCCGACGGGGGCGCGTTGGGTCTCCCCGAGGGCGCGAGTTGTGTGGACGCCGCGTACGCGCAGTACGGCGAGGACGCCCACGCCTGCATCGGCGCGCGTGTCAACGGCCGTCTGGCGACGCTGAGTACGGTCCTGAAGGACGGCGACACCGTGCAGCTCCTGATGGGCCAGGACCCCGCGTCCGAGCCCTCCAGGGAGTGGCTGGAGCATGCGCACACGCCTGCCGCGCGGATCGCCATCCAGCGGTGGCTGGCCGCGCACCCGTCGCCGTCGCCGAGCGAGGAGCCCGCCGACGGCCCCGCCACGGACGGCTTCGCCGAACGCTTCGCCGCCGACCCCGCCGCGGAGGGCGCCGCCCGCTTCGCCCCCGAAGGACCCGCCGCCCGCCCCGCCGCGAACGCCGTCGTCGACCAGCCGGGAGCCTCGGTCCGCCTGGCCGGCTGCTGTACGCCCGTACCGCCCGACGAGATCACCGGATTCGCCGTGCGCGGGGGAGTGGTGACCGTCCACCGAGTCGAGTGCGCCGGAGTGGCACGCATGAAGAGCGTGGGGCGCGCGGAGGTCGGTGTGCGCTGGGGGGACACCTCCGAATGCCGGGTCACGCTCGTCGCCGAGTCGTTCGGGCGCCCCCACCTTCTCGCCGACCTCACCGAGGCCATCGCCGTGGAGGGCGTCGCGATCGTCTCCGCGACCGTGGAGCCCCCGAGCCGCCAGCGCGTACGGCACACGTACACGCTCCAACTCCCTGACGCGGCACACCTCCCGGCCCTCATGCGCGCGATGCGGAACGTGCCCGGGGTGTTCGACGTGAGCCGGGCGCAGCACCAGGCGGCGGCCGCGCAGTAG